One Pecten maximus chromosome 16, xPecMax1.1, whole genome shotgun sequence DNA window includes the following coding sequences:
- the LOC117314555 gene encoding snaclec alboaggregin-A subunit beta'-like, which yields MTGMMAMEGHWFLGLLASVVILIACHSQCSATTLTTMVLHEETKSWADARQVCSQDGGKLLSIQDQEKLADLLFMDTLPSWNSRVMTADLWFGLHTEVGAPCNTVQYQWDDGEPLGSWSDWYVGSYTEPNLCTNDLCIRMSSSKWKTIGCSNQYGFVCEIPGDS from the exons ATGACTGGTATGATGGCGATGGAAGGACATTGGTTTCTAGGCCTTCTAGCTAGTGTTGTGATAC TGATAGCGTGCCACTCCCAATGCTCAGCCACTACTCTTACAACGATGGTACTTCACGAGGAGACAAAGTCGTGGGCTGATGCTAGACAAGTTTGCAGCCAGGATGGTGGAAAGCTTTTGTCCATCCAAGATCAAGAAAAGTTGGCAGACCTCTTATTTATGGACACCCTACCATCTTGGAACAGCCGCGT CATGACCGCTGATTTGTGGTTCGGGTTACACACAGAAGTAGGTGCGCCGTGTAACACAGTACAGTACCAATGGGATGATGGGGAACCCCTAGGAAGCTGGTCAGATTGGTATGTCGGATCGTATACGGAGCCGAACTTATGTACTAATGACCTATGTATCCGCATGTCGTCGTCCAAATGGAAAACCATCGGATGTAGTAACCAATATGGATTTGTTTGCGAGATTCCCGgag ATTCATaa
- the LOC117345103 gene encoding spore coat protein SP65-like: MESTNNLASCLEACQTSTMGDLDCWFVVTNSSNSDICYLYYTSDKYLADKVENTTVTTGSTIYIKRCGNVAVYGETTTTAAPAATTTTCVSLTATTTSAATTSTTQTIITTTMQHTSTTTAAPTTNVVAQTTEGVQCLRFSNQTITYTASELQVQLKKLKTELTIIKNSTNRHMRTLISVYDGRKSAVNIGVICSIILGIIPILFLIADMPLFYRHIRGRWDEEEDDEGEID; the protein is encoded by the exons ATGGAATCCACCAACAATTTGGCAAGTTGTCTGGAAGCATGTCAGACGTCCACTATGGGCGACCTTGATTGCTGGTTCGTAGTAACAAACAGCAGCAATTCTgatatatgttacctgtactACACAAGTGACAAATACCTGGCAGACAAGGTAGAGAACACAACAGTCACTACGGGCTCAACCATTTATATCAAACGATGTGGCAACG TTGCTGTATATGGTGAAACGACAACAACAGCAGCACCAGCAGCAACAACTACGACGTGTGTTTCTTTGACCGCAACAACAACGTCAGCCGCGACAACttctacaacacaaacaataaTCACGACAACCATGCAACACACATCTACAACTACCGCTGCACCAACAACGAACGTCGTGGCTCAAACAACTGAGGGTGTGCAGTGTTTACGATtcagtaaccagacaataaCGTACACAGCTAGTGAACTTCAGGTACAGCTGAAAAAACTCAAAACAGAGCTCACTATCATAAAAAATAGTACGAACCGACACATGCGAACACTCATTAGTGTGTATGATGGCCGAAAAAGCGCCGTCAACATCGGAGTCATTTGTAGTATAATCCTCGGGATCATTCCTATTCTTTTCCTAATTGCTGACATGCCGTTGTTCTACAGACATATCAGAGGTCGCTGGGACGAGGAGGAAGACGACGAAGGTGAAATCGACTGA
- the LOC117314556 gene encoding cold-shock protein CS120-like yields MGTAAMEVPGGRTIWGRLPWRYQEAEPYGDGCHGGIPGDRAIWGRLPWRYQEAEPYGDGCHGGTRRQNHIGTAAMEVYQEAEPYGDGCHGGTRRQSHMGTAAMEVYQEAEPYGDGCHGGIPGGRTIWGRLPWRYTRRQSHIGTAATEVYQEAEPYGDGCHGGTRRQNHMGTAAMEVPGDRAIRGRLPWRYQETEPYEDGCHGGTRRQSHMGTAAMEVPGDRIIWGRLPWRYQETEPYGDGCHGGTRRQSHTGTAAMEVPGGRTIWGRLPWRYTRRQSHIGTAAMEVYQEAEPYGDGCHGGTRRQKPYGDGCHADIPGDRTIWGRLQTGHTQSVSYEDGCQWDTHSQRHTRMAVEGTQSYG; encoded by the coding sequence ATGGGGACGGCTGCTATGGAGGTACCAGGAGGCAGAACCATATGGGGACGGCTGCCATGGAGGTACCAGGAGGCAGAGCCATACGGGGACGGCTGCCATGGAGGTATACCAGGAGACAGAGCCATATGGGGACGGCTGCCATGGAGGTACCAGGAGGCAGAGCCATATGGGGACGGCTGCCATGGAGGTACCAGGAGGCAGAACCATATTGGGACGGCTGCCATGGAGGTATACCAGGAGGCAGAACCATATGGGGACGGCTGCCATGGAGGTACCAGGAGGCAGAGCCATATGGGGACGGCTGCCATGGAGGTATACCAGGAGGCAGAGCCATATGGGGACGGCTGCCATGGAGGTATACCAGGAGGCAGAACCATATGGGGACGGCTGCCATGGAGATATACCAGGAGGCAGAGCCATATTGGGACGGCTGCCACGGAGGTATACCAGGAGGCAGAACCATATGGGGACGGCTGCCATGGAGGTACCAGGAGGCAGAACCATATGGGGACGGCTGCCATGGAGGTACCAGGAGACAGAGCCATACGGGGACGGCTGCCATGGAGGTACCAGGAGACAGagccatatgaggacggctgcCATGGAGGTACCAGGAGACAGAGCCATATGGGGACGGCTGCCATGGAGGTACCAGGAGACAGAATCATATGGGGACGGCTGCCATGGAGGTACCAGGAGACAGAGCCATATGGGGACGGCTGCCATGGAGGTACCAGGAGACAGAGCCATACGGGGACGGCTGCCATGGAGGTACCAGGAGGCAGAACCATATGGGGACGGCTGCCATGGAGGTATACCAGGAGGCAGAGCCATATTGGGACGGCTGCCATGGAGGTATACCAGGAGGCAGAGCCATATGGGGACGGCTGCCATGGAGGTACCAGGAGGCAGAAACCATATGGGGACGGCTGCCATGCAGATATACCAGGAGACAGAACCATATGGGGACGGCTGCAAACGGGGCACACACAGTcagtgtcatacgaggacggcTGTCAATGGGACACACACAGTCAGCGTCATACGAGAATGGCTGTCGAAGGGACACAGTCATACGGGTAA